Proteins found in one Arachis stenosperma cultivar V10309 chromosome 8, arast.V10309.gnm1.PFL2, whole genome shotgun sequence genomic segment:
- the LOC130944113 gene encoding LOW QUALITY PROTEIN: calcineurin-binding protein 1 (The sequence of the model RefSeq protein was modified relative to this genomic sequence to represent the inferred CDS: deleted 2 bases in 1 codon), translated as MFSIAAINDTDPKAKWEPLAPTKEAQEFHLTQTYHDGLLKLQSKDYQKARELLESVLKDPLLANAQVDSSVSDSHLLQLRFLALKNLATVFLQLGSAHYENALHCYLQAVEIDSKDSVVWNQLGTLSCSMNLLSISRWAFEQGLLCSPNNWNCMEKLLEVLIAIGDEVACLSVTELILRHWPSHSRALHVKNTIEESEPLPFAPRGIDKLEPKHVRLKFPDKRKASNENPDEGVAFKKPNQNRELQLTEASWVALADALLEILQSSDVNPEKLCISPDVRLSISLPCFEAAMNTVEGVRPCGESSASRDGNIERPSAKGKEANIQEEQPHERRSSRLERLRSRKPGKEESDSCGKDRAKVVIQYLEPFIDRGLGSPDVADSDNSALSYSVNSENNNVCAFLLQTSKNYGAYHMGHLLLEEVARQGLLYQDAFVKFLELERLTRHWGMERTAECSLFLAELYHDFGLCSSPGSKQSEYMSETSYHLCKIIESVALDYPFHLKHALNEDEGLLGSFQGMDRISVDTSNESNSDSSFLMENSAFWVRFFWLSGRMSVFDGNRAKGCEEFCISLSLLAKRETMEDSLCSVRRMHCKAVKELNIDRVLYEINILKVNFLMENSVIEMMEQEKYLECISLLSPHLFSTQDVYIDAFSLTVPDKKDEKITSIELMALDVLIEACQKIEPMDVEMYFNCHYKKLKILMAIMGLNKCMTSFIFSDQTTDLVVSPNFEIDSNESSTKHCSHLVAQEVKALSDCISQVKKVIDHRGDSDGLTVPTNSIIQMQSLLLLIMRYVANLLVCNKASEPVHSDEEENNYFVDAAIVFCKLQHLSPATPIKTQVDLIVATHDLLAEYGLCCVGEGGKGEEGIFLRFAIKHLLSLDMKLKSSFNYLNKESVQCEEVSRNSLVNSSAEDSKSDILDVQMDWTKIGELNSGKEVSEGIISERIASCRVQEKDSKEMVCEDHGGAGTDSSFSKVENPSNLLIDGNELSEDEMEELESNDDDIVMHKNTSRGDYQTKEQCADVFKYVLPYAKASSRTGLVKLRRVLRAIRKHFMLPPEDLLLGNLIDKFLDDPNVCEDKLSGDAGSDGFLEAIKRIMFPDKGGLVQYNTTLLRRSEPYLEVYCNLYYFLALSEEMSATDKWPGFVLTKEGEEFVEQNAKLFKYDLMYNPLRFESWQRLGNIYDEEVDLLLNDGSKHVNVVAWRKNPTLSSRVETSRRRSRRCLLMSLALAKTSAQQCEIHELLALVYYDSLQNVVPFYDQRSVLPLKDAAWKIFCKNSMRHFKKAFMLKQDWLHAFYLGKLSEKLGYSHETALTYYSKAIALNTSAVDPVYRMHASRLKLLMKCGKHNLEILKVLSSHSFDQSVKDAVMSILCDVDSSLSNEKERSIKANSLEINNEGLLKLETAWSMLYSDCLSALETCVEGDLKHFHKARYILAQGLYKRGESGDTERAKDQLSFCFKSSRSSFTINMWEIDSTVKKGRRKAPGSAGNKKSLEVNLPESSRKFITCIRKYVLFYLKLLEETGDRCTLERAYVFLRGDKRFSLCIEDIVPVAIGRYLKALVSAMGHSQTLSSGPVSSSDNVLEKMFALFMEQGSLWPEICSLPEIESPDTSESIIYGYLHEHIVSLEKNGKLETLEAINEKIRKRFKNPKFSNSSCAKVCRHSSVAWCRTLVYNLAQITPISCEFPNRIQVQNSTDGGMDNGQLLCIDLQPHELWSTTFEDPTHLEKIETKWIAILSKIKNIVINKVSDENLETANTLLRACYNFYRESSSVVLSSGLNSYLIPYQLAAETPFNPNMSGIEALDLSIPRKLLLWAYALLHGRYANISFVVKHCEEFTKSKMKRGSGTSPGISNSPAASTLPGSSRSVQNSAGCSDVDFTQVTAVGSGSLSGSNTTNFVSSDEIQKNLFAFPSHLHQNTTNDAERINLTAREGDADGN; from the exons ATTTTTGGCACTGAAGAACCTTGCCACCGTATTTCTTCAGCTAGGTTCTGCACATTATGAGAACGCTCTGCACTGTTATCTTCAAGCTGTCGAGATTGATTCAAAAGATTCTGTTGTCTGGAACCAGCTGGGAACATTGTCATGCTCAATGAACTTACTGAGTATTTCCCGTTGGGCATTTGAGCAAGGCCTCTTGTGTAGCCCCAATAACT GGAATTGCATGGAAAAGCTTTTGGAAGTTCTTATTGCTATTGGCGATGAGGTTGCTTGCTTGTCTGTCACTGAGTTGATTTTGAGGCACTGGCCATCACATTCTCGTGCATTGCATGTTAAAAATACCATTGAAGAGTCAGAACCATTGCCATTTGCTCCCAGAGGCATAGACAAACTTGAACCGAAACATGTGCGCCTCAAATTTCCGGATAAGAGAAAAGCTAGTAATGAGAATCCAGATGAGGGTGTTGCATTCAAAAAGCCAAACCAGAACAGAGAACTGCAGCTGACAGAAGCTTCCTGGGTGGCTCTGGCTGATGCCCTGCTGGAAATCCTACAAAGTTCTGATGTAAACCCTGAAAAATTGTGCATCTCTCCGGATGTTAGACTAAGCATAAGCTTACCTTGTTTTGAAGCTGCTATGAATACCGTGGAAGGGGTAAGGCCCTGTGGTGAAAGCAGTGCTTCGCGTGATGGTAACATAGAAAGGCCAAGTGCTAAAGGTAAAGAAGCAAATATCCAAGAAGAACAACCACATGAAAGGCGAAGTTCTCGACTAGAAAGGCTGCGTAGTCGTAAACCAGGGAAAGAAGAATCGGATTCTTGTGGCAAGGACCGGGCAAAGGTTGTCATTCAATACTTAGAGCCATTCATTGATCGTGGATTGGGTAGTCCAGATGTTGCTGATAGTGATAACTCTGCATTATCCTATTCagtaaattctgaaaataaTAATGTTTGTGCATTTCTATTACAAACTTCAAAAAATTACGGTGCTTATCATATGGGGCACTTGCTTTTGGAAGAGGTTGCAAGACAAGGCCTCCTATATCAAGATGCTTTTGTCAAATTTCTTGAGTTAGAAAGGTTGACACGGCATTGGGGAATGGAACGAACTGCTGAATGTAGTCTTTTTCTTGCTGAGTTGTATCATGACTTTGGATTATGCTCCTCCCCTGGTTCTAAACAATCAGAATATATGTCAGAGACATCTTATCATCTCTGTAAGATCATAGAGTCTGTAGCTCTAGATTATCCATTTCACTTGAAACATGCCTTGAATGAAGATGAAGGTTTGCTTGGTAGTTTTCAAGGGATGGATAGAATATCAGTTGATACCTCTAATGAGAGCAATTCAGACAGCTCATTTCTGATGGAGAATAGTGCATTTTGGGTTCGATTCTTCTGGCTAAGTGGGAGAATGTCTGTTTTTGATGGTAACAGGGCAAAAGGTTGTGAAGAATTTTGTATTTCTTTGTCACTTTTAGCAAAGCGGGAAACTATGGAAGATTCTCTATGTTCAGTCCGTCGTATGCATTGCAAGGCCGTAAAAGAGCTGAACATTGATAGAGTTCTTTACGAGATCAATATATTAAAGGTCAATTTCTTGATGGAAAATTCTGTCATTGAGATGATGGAACAAGAAAAGTATTTGGAGTGTATATCATTGCTCTCTCCACATCTATTCTCCACACAGGATGTCTACATTGATGCATTTTCTCTTACAGTGCCAgataaaaaagatgaaaaaataaCTTCCATTGAACTAATGGCTTTAGATGTTCTAATAGAAGCATGTCAGAAGATAGAGCCAATGGATGTAGAAATGTATTTCAATTGCCACTATAAAAAGCTGAAAATACTTATGGCAATAATGGGATTAAATAAATGTATGACATCATTTATATTTTCTGATCAAACTACTGACTTAGTGGTATCTCCTAATTTTGAGATTGATTCAAATGAAAGTTCAACCAAGCATTGTAGTCACTTGGTTGCACAGGAAGTGAAGGCACTCTCTGATTGTATTTCTCAAGTGAAGAAAGTTATTGACCATCGTGGAGATTCT GATGGCCTTACAGTTCCAACAAACAGCATTATCCAAATGCAGTCTCTATTATTGTTAATCATGAGATATGTTGCAAACTTACTTGTCTGTAACAAAGCCTCTGAACCAGTACATTctgatgaagaagaaaacaacTATTTTGTTGATGCAGCCATTGTTTTCTGCAAACTCCAGCATCTCAGCCCAGCTACACCTATCAAAACTCAA GTTGATTTAATTGTTGCAACGCATGACTTGCTTGCTGAGTATGGACTGTGCTGTGTCGGTGAAGGTGGAAAAGGTGAAGAAGGAATATTTCTTAGATTTGCAATAAAGCATCTCTTGTCCTTGGATATGAAGCTTAAGTCGAGCTTTAACTATCTAAATAAAGAATCCGTGCAATGTGAAGAGGTATCCAGGAATAGTCTTGTAAATTCATCTGCAGAAGATTCAAAGTCAGATATATTAGATGTCCAGATGGATTGGACAAAAATAGGAGAACTAAATTCTGGGAAGGAGGTTTCTGAAGGAATAATATCAGAAAGGATTGCATCTTGCCGAGTTCAAGAAAAAGACAGCAAGGAAATGGTGTGTGAAGATCATGGAGGGGCTGGGACTGACAGCAGTTTCAGTAAGGTTGAAAATCCAAGCAATCTATTGATTGATGGGAATGAACTTTCAGAAGATGAAATGGAGGAACTTGAGTCAA ATGATGATGATATAGTGATGCACAAAAATACAAGCCGGGGAGATTATCAGACCAAAGAACAATGCGCTGATGTTTTCAAGTATGTACTTCCCTATGCAAAGGCATCTTCT AGGACTGGATTGGTCAAACTTCGTAGAGTTTTAAGAGCCATCAGGAAGCACTTTATGCTGCCACCAGAGGACCTGTTGTTAGGAAACCTGATAGATAAGTTCTTAGATGATCCGAATGTTTGTGAAGATAAACTCTCAGGTGATGCTGGATCTGATGGATTTCTTGAAGCTATAAAAAGGATTATGTTTCCTGATAAGGGAGGACTTGTACAGTACAACACAACATTATTGAGGAG GTCTGAGCCATATTTGGAGGTCTACTGTAACTTATATTATTTCTTAGCTCTATCTGAGGAAATGAGTGCTACAGATAAATGGCCTGGATTTGTTCTCACCAAGGAAGGAGAAGAGTTTGTTGAACAAAATGCAAAGCTCTTTAAATATGATCTCATGTACAATCCTCTACGTTTTGAAAGCTGGCAGCGACTTGGGAATATTTACGATGAG GAAGTAGATTTGTTGTTAAATGATGGCAGCAAGCATGTAAATGTTGTGGCATGGCGGAAGAATCCTACTTTATCCAGTAGAGTGGAAACAAGCCGAAGGAGGAGTAGACGGTGCCTGCTAATGAGTTTAGCTTTGGCTAAGACCTCTGCGCAACAG TGTGAGATACACGAGTTACTGGCACTGGTATACTATGACAGCCTTCAGAATGTAGTGCCATTTTATGATCAGAGATCTGTTTTGCCCTTAAAGGATGCAGCATGGAAGATCTTTTGCAAGAATTCAATGAGACATTTCAAGAAAGCATTCATGCTGAA GCAAGATTGGTTGCACGCATTTTACTTGGGTAAACTCAGCGAAAAGCTTGGATATTCACATGAAACTGCACTAACGTATTATAGCAAAGCCATTGCTTTGAACACATCAGCTGTTGATCCTGTGTATAGGATGCATGCCTCACGTTTGAAGCTGCTGATGAAGTGTGGAAAACATAATTTGGAGATTTTAaag GTTCTTTCATCACACTCGTTTGATCAATCTGTAAAAGATGCTGTCATGAGTATCCTTTGTGATGTGGATAGCTCATTATCAAATGAAAAGGAGAGAAGCATTAAGGCCAATTCTCTAGAAATTAACAATGAAGGGTTGCTCAAATTGGAGACTGCATGGTCTATGCTTTATAGTGATTGCCTTTCGGCCCTCGAAACCTGTGTggagggagatctcaaacattTTCATAAGGCCAGATACATATTAGCTCAGGGGCTTTATAAAAGGGGTGAGAGCGGTGATACAGAGAGAGCAAAGGATCAACTTTCTTTCTGCTTCAAATCTTCACGCTCATCCTTTACAATAAATATGTGGGAAATTGATAGCACGGTTAAAAAAGGACG GCGCAAGGCACCAGGGTCAGCTGGGAACAAAAAATCCCTTGAGGTTAACTTGCCAGAAAGTTCGCGAAAATTCATTACTTGCATTCGAAAGTATGTGCTGTTTTATCTCAAACTATTGGAAGAGACTGGAGATAGATGTACTCTTGAACGTGCATATGTTTTTCTTCGAGGAGATAAGCGG TTTTCACTATGCATTGAAGATATTGTACCAGTGGCCATTGGAAGATATTTGAAAGCCCTGGTTTCAGCTATGGGCCATTCTCAGACTTTAAGCTCTGGTCCAGTAAGCAGTTCTGACAATGTGCTCGAAAAAATGTTTGCTTTGTTCATGGAGCAAGGGAGCTTATGGCCAGAAATATGCAGCTTGCCTGAAATTGAGAGCCCAGATACATCAGAGAGTATCATATACGG ATATCTGCATGAACACATTGTATCATTGGAGAAAAATGGAAAACTGGAAACCCTTGAAGCAATAAATGAGAAGATTAGGAAACGATTTAAGAATCCTAAGTTCTCAAATAGTAGTTGTGCAAAAGTATGCAGGCATTCTTCTGTTGCTTGGTGTCGAACTCTTGTATATAATTTGGCACAAATTACTCCAATATCATGTGAATTCCCGAATAGAATTCAAGTTCAGAATTCAACAGATGGTGGGATGGATAATGGCCAACTGCTCTGTATTGACTTGCAACCGCACGAATTATGGAGTACAACTTTTGAAGATCCAACTCATTTggaaaaaattgaaacaaaatggATCGCgattttatcaaaaataaagaatataGTGATCAACAAAGTTTCCGATGAAAATTTGGAAACTGCAAACACTTTGCTCCGGGCTTGCTACAATTTTTACCGGGAGAGTTCTTCTGTGGTGCTTTCCTCTGGGCTCAACTCTTATTTGATCCCATACCAATTAGCAGCAGAGACCCCATTCAACCCTAATATGAGTGGGATTGAAGCACTTGATCTGAGCATCCCTAGGAAGCTTCTTTTGTGGGCATATGCTCTACTGCACGGACGATATGCAAATATCTCCTTTGTTGTAAAGCATTGTGAAGAATTCACGAAG TCAAAGATGAAAAGAGGAAGTGGAACTTCACCCGGAATTTCAAACTCACCTGCTGCCTCTACTCTTCCAG GTAGCAGCAGAAGTGTACAAAATTCTGCAGGATGTAGTGATGTTGATTTTACCCAAGTCACAGCAGTCGGGTCTGGTTCTTTGTCTGGCAGCAATACAACGAACTTCGTGAGTTCCGATGAGATTCAAAAGAATCTCTTTGCTTTTCCATCCCACCTGCATCAAAATACCACTAATGATGCAGAAAGAATCAATTTGACAGCTCGAGAAGGAGATGCAGATGGAAATTGA
- the LOC130943646 gene encoding uncharacterized protein LOC130943646 produces MAQFRFRRLRTLAILVLAFAGAAVFGDGEQRTAPTIDNNDIEQVTDLDWSRLFHHDYSPPSPPPPPPRPPSVSCEDDLGGVGSLDTTCQITNDLNLTRDVYIAGKGNFNILPGVRFHCEIYGCVITVNVTGNFTLGANSSIVTGAFELESENAEFGNGSVVDTTGMAGNPPPQTSGTPAGEDGGGGGHGGRGASCLTDTSKLPEDVWGGDAYAWDTLQNPESFGSKGGSTSLKVDYGGLGGGIVKLMVHQVLEMNARVLADGANGGNKGGGGSGGSIYIKAYRMTGGGMISACGGDGYAGGGGGRVSVDVFSRHDEPKIYVHGGSSVGCAENAGAAGTLYDAVPRSLIVDNFNMTTDTETLLLDFPNQPLWTNVYVRNKARATVPLLWSRVQVQGQISILQGGVLSFGLRHYASSEFELLAEELLMSDSELKVYGALRMSVKMFLMWNSKLLIDAGEGTAVATSLLEASNLIVLRESSVIHSNANLGVHGQGLLNLSGPGDWIEAQRLVLSLFYSIHVGPGSVLRGPLENATTDDATPKLYCDNETCPFELLHPPEDCNVNSSLSFTLQICRVEDILVEGLIKGSVVHFHRARTITVEPSGLISASGMGCTGGLGHGNVLSNGVGSGGGHGGKGGDACYNDSCIEGGISYGNANLPCELGSGSGNSSSASGTSGGGIVVIGSLEHSLSSLSIKGSISADGENFEPATRRENLAIFDNFTGGSGGGSGGTILLFLHTLSLAESAILSSMGGYSTNGGGGGGGGRIHFHWSDIPTGDLYQPIASVKGDIHTGGGQGKGQGGSGENGTITGRDCPKGLYGTFCEECPAGTYKNVTGSDKSLCRQCPVNELPHRASYITVRGGNAETPCPYRCISDRYHMPNCYTALEELIYTFGGPWLFGLFLTCLLILLALVLSVARMKFVGVDELPGPAPTQHGSQIDHSFPFLESLNEVLETNRVEESQSHVYRMYFMGPNTFSEPWHLPHSPPEQIQDIVFEGAFNTFVDEINALATYQWWEGAIYSILAVLAYPLAWSWQQWRRRLMLQRLREFVRSEYDHACLRSCRSRALYEGIKVNATSDLMLAYVDFFLGGDEKRTDLPPRLHERFPMALIFGGDGTYMAPFSLNNDNILTSLMSQSVQPTTWYRLVAGLNAQLRLVRRGRLRVTFRPVLKWLETHANPALSIHGIGVDLGWFQATSSGYCNYGLVVYALEDEGYPSGAENIDVASRTEERSRLLNIKKDRPPVLPRSRGHLSPRGRTENNYMRRKTHGAALSVNNLHMLDEKRDIFYLLSFILHNTKPVGHQDLVGLVISMLLLGDFSLVLLTLLQLYSISMMDVFLVLFILPFGILLPFPVGINALFSHGPRRSAGLARLYALWNLTSVVNVVIAFLCGYVHYYSQSSSGKKQPSTQPWSIGMDENEWWIFPAGLVLCKLFQSQLINWHVANLEIQDRSLYSNDFELFWQS; encoded by the exons ATGGCTCAATTTCGTTTCCGGCGGCTCCGTACTCTTGCCATACTCGTCCTCGCCTTCGCCGGTGCCGCCGTTTTCGGCGATGGAGAGCAACGGACGGCCCCGACGATCGACAATAACGACATAGAGCAGGTGACTGATCTAGATTGGAGCAGGTTGTTCCACCATGACTACTCGCCGCCGTCTCCTCCACCTCCACCACCACGCCCGCCGTCGGTTTCTTGTGAGGACGATCTTGGCGGGGTAGGTTCGCTAGACACGACGTGCCAGATAACGAACGACTTGAACCTCACCCGCGACGTGTACATAGCAGGGAAGGGAAATTTCAACATCCTCCCCGGTGTGAGGTTCCATTGTGAGATTTATGGGTGCGTTATAACCGTCAATGTCACCGGGAACTTCACCTTAGGCGCCAACTCCTCGATTGTGACTGGAGCCTTCGAGCTCGAATCGGAGAACGCCGAATTTGGTAACGGTTCGGTGGTGGATACGACGGGGATGGCGGGGAACCCGCCACCGCAGACTAGCGGGACGCCAGCAGGGGAGGATGGAGGCGGCGGGGGCCACGGTGGGAGGGGCGCGAGCTGCTTGACGGACACGTCGAAGCTGCCAGAGGATGTTTGGGGAGGGGATGCGTATGCTTGGGATACGCTTCAGAACCCTGAAAGCTTTGGGAGCAAAGGTGGGTCTACGAGCCTCAAGGTAGACTATGGTGGGTTAGGTGGTGGGATTGTGAAATTGATGGTTCATCAGGTTCTTGAGATGAATGCTAGGGTTTTAGCTGATGGTGCAAATGGAGGTAACAAAGGTGGAGGCGGCTCTGGTGGCAGCATCTACATCAAGGCTTACAGAAT GACTGGTGGTGGGATGATAAGTGCTTGTGGTGGTGATGGTTatgctggtggtggtggtggcagAGTTTCAGTTGATGTTTTCAGCAGGCACGATGAGCCCAAAATTTATGTACATG GTGGTAGTAGCGTGGGCTGTGCTGAAAATGCAGGTGCTGCTGGAACTCTTTATGATGCAGTTCCTCGAAGCCTCATTGTTGATAACTTTAACATGACAACTGATACGGAGACACTTCTCTTGGACTTTCCTAATCAACCTCTTTGGACCAATGTTTATGTTAGAAATAAGGCTAGGGCCACGGTTCCTTTGCTCTGGAGTCGTGTACAG GTGCAAGGACAGATAAGTATCTTGCAGGGTGGGGTGTTGAGCTTTGGGCTGCGACATTATGCTTCTTCAGAGTTTGAGTTACTGGCTGAAGAACTGTTGATGAGTGATTCTGAGTTGAAG GTATATGGGGCTCTCCGTATGTCAGTAAAAATGTTCTTGATGTGGAACTCAAAGTTGCTCATAGATGCCGGGGAGGGAACTGCTGTGGCAACTTCTTTGCTTGAAGCTAGTAATTTGATTGTTCTCAGG GAGTCTTCTGTTATACATTCTAATGCAAACCTTGGAGTTCATGGACAAGGTCTATTAAATTTGTCAGGGCCAGGGGATTGGATTGAAGCTCAGCGCTTGGTTTTATCCCTATTTTACAGTATTCAT GTTGGGCCTGGGTCTGTCTTGCGTGGTCCATTGGAGAATGCAACAACTGATGATGC GACTCCCAAGCTTTATTGTGACAATGAAACTTGCCCTTTTGAATTACTTCATCCTCCTGAAGATTGCAATGTGAATTCATCATTGTCATTCACACTTCAG ATCTGCCGAGTTGAGGACATTCTAGTTGAAGGCCTTATTAAAGGTTCTGTTGTCCATTTCCACAGGGCAAGGACCATAACTGTGGAACCTTCAGGATTAATATCGGCCTCTggaatgg GCTGTACTGGTGGTTTGGGCCATGGAAATGTTCTAAGCAATGGTGTTGGCAGTGGCGGTGGGCATGGTGGGAAAGGAGGGGATGCATGTTATAACGATAGTTGTATTGAAGGTGGCATTTCATATGGGAATGCAAACTTGCCCTGTGAACTTGGTAGTGGAAGTGGAAATAGCAGCTCAGCTAGTGGAACGTCTGGGGGTGGTATTGTAG TCATTGGATCATTAGAACATTCTTTGTCAAGTTTGTCCATTAAAGGTTCTATAAGTGCTGATGGAGAGAATTTTGAACCAGCAACCAGGAGGGAGAATCTTGcaatttttgataattttacTGGAGGTTCTGGGGGTGGATCTGGTGGGACCATACTATTGTTTCTCCATACCCTTTCACTTGCTGAATCAGCTATTCTTTCTAGTATGGGCGGTTATAGCACAAATGGAGGCGGCGGTGGAGGTGGTGGACGAATTCACTTTCATTGGTCTGACATTCCCACTGGAGATCTTTATCAGCCTATTGCTAGTGTAAAAGGAGACATTCATACTGG GGGAGGACAAGGTAAAGGACAGGGTGGCTCGGGAGAAAATGGGACAATAACCGGAAGGGATTGCCCCAAAGGGCTCTATGGGACATTTTGTGAG GAATGTCCAGCTGGCACTTACAAGAATGTTACTGGATCTGATAAATCTCTCTGTCGCCAGTGTCCAGTTAATGAGCTTCCTCATCGTGCATCATATATTACGGTTCGAG GTGGGAATGCTGAAACTCCTTGCCCGTACAGATGTATTTCAGACAGATATCACATGCCAAACTGTTATACTGCTCTCGAAGAGTTAATCTACACATTTGGTGGTCCATGGTTGTTTGGTCTTTTTCTTACTTGTCTACTGATCCTGTTAGCACTGGTGCTTAGTGTTGCTAGAATGAAATTTGTTGGGGTTGATGAATTGCCTGGCCCAGCACCTACCCAACATGGTTCACAAATAGATCATTCTTTCCCTTTCCTGGAGTCACTAAATGAG GTCTTGGAAACAAACAGAGTTGAGGAGTCCCAAAGTCATGTTTATAGAATGTACTTTATGGGGCCTAATACTTTCAGTGAGCCTTGGCATCTGCCACATTCACCTCCTGAACAGATACAGGATATTGT TTTTGAAGGTGCATTCAATACTTTCGTGGATGAGATTAATGCTTTAGCAACATACCAGTGGTGGGAGGGTGCAATCTATAGCATTCTTGCTGTTCTTGCATATCCTCTTGCATGGTCATGGCAACAATGGCGTAGGAGATTGATGTTGCAACGTTTGCGTGAGTTTGTTCGATCAGAGTACGATCATGCTTGCCTTCGTTCATGTCGTTCTCGAGCTCTCTATGAAGGGATCAAG GTGAATGCAACTTCTGATTTGATGCTTGCATATGTGGACTTCTTTCTTGGTGGAGATGAAAAGAGGACAGACTTGCCTCCTCGATTACATGAAAGGTTTCCAATGGCATTGATTTTTGGGGGTGATGGAACTTATATGGCTCCATTCTCTCTTAACAATGATAATATTCTTACCAGCCTTATGAGTCAG TCAGTTCAACCAACAACATGGTATCGATTAGTGGCTGGACTTAACGCGCAGTTGCGCTTAGTTCGTCGAGGACGACTAAGAGTAACATTTCGACCTGTCCTCAAATGGCTAGAGACTCATGCTAATCCTGCATTGAGTATCCATGGTATTGGTGTTGATCTTGGCTGGTTTCAGGCGACAAGTAGTGGATATTGCAACTATGGGCTTGTGGTTTATGCTCTTGAGGATGAAGGCTATCCGTCCGGTGCAGAAAATATTGATGTAGCTTCAAGAACTGAGGAAAGATCACG GCTTCTTAATATTAAGAAGGATCGACCCCCAGTTCTTCCAAGAAGCAGAGGTCACTTAAGCCCTCGTGGAAGAACTGAGAACAATTATATGAGGCGAAAGACACACGGAGCTGCTTTAAGTGTGAACAATTTGCATATGCTTGATGAGAAGAGAGATATCTTTTATCTTCTCTCTTTTATACTTCATAATACAAAACCTGTTGGCCATCAG GATCTTGTTGGTTTAGTAATCTCAATGCTACTTCTAGGAGATTTTAGTTTAGTATTACTTACGCTGCTTCAACTGTATTCAATTTCGATGATGGATGTCTTCCTTGTTTTGTTCATATTGCCTTTTGGTATTCTCCTCCCGTTTCCTGTTGGAATTAATGCTCTCTTTAGTCATGGACCAAGACGTTCTGCAGGCCTTGCACGCCTTTATGCTCTATGGAACCTTACATCTGTCGTTAATGTT GTCATTGCATTTCTTTGTGGATATGTTCATTACTACTCTCAATCATCTTCGGGTAAAAAACAACCCAGCACTCAGCCATGGAGTATCGGCAT GGACGAAAATGAATGGTGGATTTTTCCAGCTGGACTGGTATTGTGTAAATTGTTCCAATCTCAACTCATCAATTGGCATGTTGCCAATCTGGAAATTCAAGACCGTTCCTTGTATAGTAACGATTTTGAGCTGTTCTGGCAGTCATGA